A stretch of Myceligenerans xiligouense DNA encodes these proteins:
- a CDS encoding DUF3618 domain-containing protein encodes MSTEDKVQRTPSKEELEAEVLRTRAELAATIDELTLKLNPAHQAQRLARSAKQAATGAGNRAAGALHRDKKSPVPEGHRARNTKLLVGTAVGLAALGAVTIAVVVLRRARG; translated from the coding sequence ATGAGCACCGAGGACAAGGTTCAGCGCACGCCCTCCAAGGAGGAACTCGAGGCAGAGGTGCTGCGCACGCGCGCCGAACTCGCCGCGACGATCGACGAGCTGACGCTCAAGCTCAACCCGGCGCACCAGGCTCAGCGTCTGGCGCGAAGTGCCAAGCAGGCCGCCACGGGCGCCGGCAACCGGGCGGCCGGAGCCCTCCACCGGGACAAGAAGAGCCCGGTGCCTGAGGGACACCGGGCTCGAAACACCAAGCTTCTCGTGGGCACCGCGGTGGGCCTCGCGGCCTTGGGTGCGGTCACGATCGCTGTGGTGGTCCTGCGGCGCGCGCGGGGCTGA
- a CDS encoding BldC family transcriptional regulator, with translation MSIHGESEVLLTPAEVASLFRVDPKTVTRWAKAGKLSSIRTLGGHRRYKESEVRALLGAAAESPDDSDA, from the coding sequence ATGTCCATCCACGGAGAATCCGAGGTCCTGCTCACACCTGCCGAGGTAGCGAGCTTGTTCCGTGTAGACCCCAAGACGGTTACGCGTTGGGCAAAGGCGGGAAAGCTTTCTTCGATCCGCACGCTCGGCGGGCACCGTCGGTACAAGGAGTCTGAGGTTCGGGCGCTGCTGGGTGCAGCGGCCGAGAGTCCCGACGACTCGGACGCGTAG
- a CDS encoding DUF3073 domain-containing protein, whose translation MGRGRQKAKQTKVARALKYYSPETNYHALEQELRGGRSHTDVATDDSRWNAVGDEDYDNRYADWADFDDSNERREL comes from the coding sequence ATGGGCCGCGGCCGTCAGAAGGCTAAGCAGACCAAGGTTGCTCGAGCGCTGAAGTACTACAGCCCTGAGACCAACTACCACGCCCTCGAGCAGGAGCTCCGAGGCGGGAGGTCCCACACGGATGTGGCGACGGACGATTCTCGCTGGAACGCCGTCGGGGACGAGGACTACGACAATCGCTACGCCGACTGGGCAGACTTCGACGATTCGAACGAGCGCAGAGAACTTTGA
- the purM gene encoding phosphoribosylformylglycinamidine cyclo-ligase, with protein MTSEGLTYAAAGVDTEAGDKAVELMKDAVRRTQGPEVLGGVGGFAGLYDMSAFRDYRKPLLATSTDGVGTKVAIAQALDKHDTIGFDLVGMVVDDIVVVGAKPLFMTDYIATGKVVPERVADIVRGIAQACEVAGTALVGGETAEHPGLLAPDEYDVAGAATGIVEADGVLGPERVREGDVLIAMGSSGLHSNGYSLVRAVVKHAGWELDRHVEELGRTLGEELLEPTRVYASDVLALAADDAAHVHAFTHVTGGGLAANLARVLPAGTVATVDRASWEVPPVFRMVRELGGVPRGDLENTLNLGVGMVAVVDAEGTDAALRRLEVLGVPAWELGRIETLDLTTPSPEDLVGGTKGVRGGAVRLVNEYR; from the coding sequence GTGACATCCGAAGGGCTCACCTACGCGGCCGCAGGGGTCGACACGGAAGCCGGCGACAAGGCCGTCGAGCTGATGAAGGACGCGGTGCGCCGCACGCAGGGGCCGGAGGTGCTCGGCGGCGTGGGCGGATTCGCCGGGCTGTACGACATGTCGGCGTTCCGGGACTACCGGAAGCCCTTGCTTGCCACGTCCACGGACGGCGTCGGCACGAAGGTGGCGATCGCGCAGGCGCTCGACAAGCACGACACGATCGGTTTCGACCTGGTCGGGATGGTCGTGGACGACATCGTCGTGGTCGGCGCGAAGCCACTGTTCATGACCGACTACATCGCTACGGGCAAGGTGGTCCCGGAGCGCGTCGCGGACATCGTGCGCGGGATCGCGCAGGCGTGCGAGGTCGCGGGTACCGCGCTCGTCGGCGGTGAGACCGCCGAGCATCCCGGGCTGCTCGCACCCGACGAGTACGACGTCGCCGGCGCCGCCACGGGGATCGTGGAGGCCGACGGCGTCCTGGGGCCGGAGCGGGTGCGCGAGGGCGACGTCCTGATCGCGATGGGTTCTTCCGGGCTCCACTCGAACGGGTACTCGCTGGTGCGCGCCGTGGTGAAGCACGCCGGATGGGAACTGGACCGCCACGTCGAGGAACTCGGGCGCACTCTCGGCGAGGAACTGCTGGAGCCGACCCGGGTGTACGCGAGCGACGTCCTGGCACTCGCTGCCGACGACGCGGCGCACGTGCACGCCTTCACCCACGTCACCGGGGGTGGGCTCGCCGCGAACCTGGCGCGCGTGCTGCCTGCCGGCACCGTGGCCACGGTGGACCGTGCCTCGTGGGAGGTGCCGCCCGTCTTCCGGATGGTGCGGGAGCTGGGCGGAGTGCCGCGCGGCGATCTGGAGAACACCCTCAACCTCGGCGTCGGCATGGTGGCGGTGGTCGACGCGGAGGGGACCGATGCGGCCCTGCGCCGGCTGGAGGTGCTCGGCGTTCCCGCGTGGGAGCTCGGGCGGATCGAGACCCTCGATCTCACGACGCCTTCGCCGGAGGACCTGGTGGGCGGAACGAAGGGGGTTCGGGGCGGTGCCGTGCGCCTGGTGAACGAGTACCGGTGA
- the purF gene encoding amidophosphoribosyltransferase, whose protein sequence is MPLRPDGRLNHDLMPGEKGPQDACGVFGVWAPGEEVAKLSYFGLYALQHRGQESAGIATSNGDQILVYKDMGLVSQVFDETALNALTGHIALGHCRYSTTGGVTWENAQPTLGPTASGTVALGHNGNLINSAELVDLVAERYGAQRRGELARGNTTDTALITALLAGDADHTLETTALEVLPRLRGAFSLVFMDESTLYAARDPQGVRPLVLGRLERGWVVASETPALDIVGASYVRDVEPGELICIDAEGLRSTRFATAERASCVFEYVYLARPDHTLNGRSVHAARVEMGRVLAREHPVEADLVIATPESGTPAAIGYATESGIPFGQGLTKNAYVGRTFIQPSDTLRQLGIRLKLNPLRENVRGKRLVVVDDSIVRGNTQRALIRMLREAGAAEVHVRISSPPVKWPCFYGIDFASRAELIANGLGVEEIGQSLGADSLGYISTEGMITATEQPASQLCAACFTGKYPIELPEDDRLGKHLLEQAELPLGAPEDGLSSLTVSAGGAGALDHP, encoded by the coding sequence ATGCCTCTGCGCCCGGACGGCCGCCTGAACCACGATCTGATGCCCGGGGAGAAGGGTCCCCAGGACGCCTGTGGCGTCTTCGGAGTATGGGCCCCCGGCGAGGAAGTCGCCAAGCTCTCGTACTTCGGCCTGTACGCGCTCCAGCACCGCGGGCAGGAGTCCGCCGGTATCGCCACCAGCAACGGTGACCAGATTCTCGTCTACAAGGACATGGGCCTCGTGTCCCAGGTCTTCGACGAGACCGCGCTCAACGCGCTGACCGGTCACATCGCCCTCGGTCACTGTCGCTACTCGACGACGGGCGGGGTGACCTGGGAGAACGCACAGCCCACTCTCGGCCCGACGGCTTCCGGCACGGTCGCCCTCGGCCACAACGGCAACCTGATCAACTCCGCCGAGCTCGTCGACCTGGTGGCCGAGCGGTACGGCGCCCAGCGCCGCGGCGAACTCGCCCGGGGCAACACGACCGACACCGCCCTCATCACCGCCCTGCTCGCCGGCGACGCCGACCACACGCTGGAGACGACGGCACTCGAGGTGCTGCCGCGCCTGCGCGGCGCCTTCTCGCTCGTGTTCATGGACGAGTCGACGCTCTACGCGGCCCGGGACCCGCAAGGCGTGCGCCCGCTCGTGCTGGGTCGCCTGGAGCGCGGCTGGGTGGTGGCCTCCGAGACGCCCGCGCTGGACATCGTCGGTGCCTCCTACGTGCGCGACGTCGAGCCCGGCGAGCTGATCTGCATCGACGCCGAAGGGCTCCGCTCGACCCGTTTCGCCACGGCCGAGCGGGCGAGCTGCGTCTTCGAGTACGTCTACCTGGCCCGGCCGGACCACACCCTGAACGGGCGGTCCGTCCACGCGGCGCGCGTCGAGATGGGACGGGTCCTCGCCCGCGAGCACCCGGTCGAGGCGGACCTCGTCATCGCGACGCCGGAATCGGGGACGCCCGCCGCCATCGGCTACGCCACCGAGTCCGGCATCCCGTTCGGGCAGGGCCTCACCAAGAACGCGTACGTGGGGCGGACGTTCATCCAGCCGTCGGACACCCTGCGGCAGCTCGGAATCCGGCTGAAGCTCAACCCGCTGCGCGAGAACGTGCGCGGCAAGCGCCTCGTGGTCGTCGACGACTCGATCGTGCGCGGCAACACACAGCGCGCGCTGATCCGCATGCTGCGCGAGGCCGGTGCCGCCGAGGTGCATGTGCGCATCTCCTCGCCGCCGGTGAAGTGGCCGTGCTTCTACGGCATCGACTTCGCGTCTCGCGCCGAGCTGATCGCCAACGGGCTCGGTGTGGAGGAGATCGGGCAGTCGCTCGGTGCCGACAGCCTGGGCTACATCTCGACCGAGGGCATGATCACGGCGACCGAGCAGCCCGCCTCCCAACTGTGCGCAGCCTGCTTCACCGGCAAGTACCCGATCGAGCTGCCGGAGGACGACCGGCTCGGCAAGCATCTGCTCGAACAGGCCGAGCTCCCGCTCGGAGCCCCCGAGGACGGCTTGTCGAGCCTCACGGTCTCCGCCGGCGGCGCCGGCGCGCTCGACCACCCCTGA